One Salinimonas marina DNA segment encodes these proteins:
- the rpoS gene encoding RNA polymerase sigma factor RpoS encodes MGQTKTAVTQSKSRTEKDHVDTIDMKAETPLNEELNQENDVFSIPEENYKNLDATQLYLGEIGFSPLLTAEEEVHFARRALKGCEASRKRMIVSNLRLVVKIARRYNNRGLALLDLVEEGNLGLIRAVEKFDPERGFRFSTYATWWIRQTIERAIMNQTRTIRLPIHVVKELNVYLRAARELSQKLDHEPTAEEIAHALDKPVEDVTRMLRLNERITSVDTPIGGENDKALLDILADQADHGPEGNLQDTDIKCNIVKWLEDLNPKQREVLARRFGLLGYEPSTLEDVGAEIGLTRERVRQIQVEALRRLRDMLSHQGLSLENLFDHMGE; translated from the coding sequence ATGGGACAAACAAAAACGGCTGTAACCCAGTCTAAGTCTCGCACTGAAAAGGACCATGTCGACACGATCGATATGAAGGCAGAAACCCCCTTAAATGAGGAACTGAATCAGGAAAACGATGTTTTCTCAATACCCGAAGAAAACTATAAAAATCTCGATGCCACTCAATTATATTTAGGTGAAATCGGGTTCTCTCCCCTGCTGACCGCTGAAGAAGAAGTGCACTTTGCCCGTCGTGCTCTTAAAGGTTGTGAAGCCTCTCGTAAACGCATGATTGTGAGCAATCTTCGTCTCGTGGTTAAAATTGCGCGTCGTTATAACAACCGTGGCCTGGCCCTGCTTGACTTGGTGGAAGAAGGCAACCTGGGCTTAATACGAGCCGTAGAAAAGTTTGACCCTGAGCGTGGCTTTCGATTTTCCACCTATGCGACCTGGTGGATACGTCAGACTATCGAACGCGCCATCATGAATCAAACCCGCACTATCCGGTTACCGATCCATGTTGTAAAAGAACTCAATGTTTATTTACGCGCCGCCCGTGAATTATCGCAAAAGCTTGATCACGAGCCCACTGCAGAAGAAATCGCCCACGCCTTAGACAAGCCGGTGGAAGATGTTACGCGGATGCTGCGTCTTAATGAACGTATCACGTCGGTAGACACACCCATCGGGGGGGAAAACGATAAAGCACTACTGGATATTCTCGCCGACCAGGCCGACCACGGCCCTGAAGGAAATCTGCAGGATACCGACATCAAATGCAATATCGTTAAATGGCTGGAAGATCTAAATCCGAAACAACGAGAAGTGTTGGCACGCCGCTTTGGTTTACTTGGCTACGAGCCCAGTACGCTGGAAGATGTAGGGGCTGAAATTGGTCTGACCCGGGAGCGGGTGCGCCAGATTCAGGTCGAGGCCTTACGCAGACTGCGGGATATGCTTAGCCATCAGGGGCTGTCACTGGAAAACCTGTTTGACCATATGGGCGAATAA
- the folA gene encoding type 3 dihydrofolate reductase: MRIAMIAAMANNRVIGSDNGMPWHLPADLRHFKTITSGKPVVMGRNTFESIGRPLPNRTNIVVTGNPGFEAEGVVIVSSLDAALKLAAEHTDEAEEVMVIGGGKVYDALLPQADVLYLTHIDLQVEGDTYFPDYHNQGQWQEVHHKACKADAKNPYDYTFVTLERKA; this comes from the coding sequence ATGAGAATCGCGATGATTGCCGCTATGGCGAATAACCGGGTGATTGGATCGGACAATGGTATGCCCTGGCATTTACCTGCCGATCTTCGTCACTTCAAAACGATTACCAGTGGCAAACCTGTGGTGATGGGTCGTAATACCTTTGAATCGATAGGTCGGCCCTTGCCTAATCGCACCAATATTGTGGTGACCGGGAATCCGGGCTTTGAAGCCGAGGGTGTGGTGATTGTCAGCAGTCTGGATGCCGCATTAAAGCTGGCGGCTGAACATACCGATGAGGCTGAGGAAGTGATGGTAATCGGCGGGGGTAAGGTGTATGACGCCTTACTGCCGCAGGCCGATGTGTTGTACCTGACCCATATTGATTTGCAGGTTGAAGGGGATACGTATTTTCCTGACTATCACAATCAGGGGCAGTGGCAGGAAGTTCATCATAAGGCTTGTAAGGCCGATGCAAAAAATCCGTACGACTATACCTTTGTGACGCTAGAGCGCAAAGCCTAA
- the cgtA gene encoding Obg family GTPase CgtA codes for MKFVDEAEVRVEAGDGGNGTIGFRREKYVPKGGPDGGDGGDGGSVYLEADENLNTLIDYRFERFHRAQRGQNGQGSDCTGRGGEDLFMKVPVGTRATDIETGEVLGDLTRHGQRLKVAQGGFHGLGNARFKSSTNRAPRQKTNGTPGEIRNLRLELMLLADVGMLGMPNAGKSTFIRSVSAAKPKVADYPFTTLVPNLGVVRQDAQRSFVIADIPGLIEGAAEGAGLGIRFLKHLERCRILLHMVDLLPADLSDPAENAKIIVEELEKYSPKLADKPRWLIFNKADLLLEDEVDEVVEKVTQALNWEGPVYKISAFQKMHTDALCRDVMDFIETLPAPEEQEIDEEEVTFKWDSYHQNALQEADDDLDDDDWDDDDYDVEVEYRK; via the coding sequence ATGAAATTTGTTGATGAAGCTGAAGTTCGTGTTGAAGCCGGAGATGGCGGCAATGGAACCATAGGCTTTCGACGTGAAAAATATGTTCCTAAAGGCGGTCCGGACGGCGGCGATGGGGGCGATGGTGGCAGCGTGTATCTTGAGGCTGACGAAAACCTGAATACGCTGATTGATTATCGGTTTGAGCGTTTTCATCGGGCCCAGCGTGGCCAGAATGGCCAGGGCAGCGATTGCACCGGCCGCGGCGGTGAAGATCTGTTTATGAAAGTACCGGTTGGCACCCGGGCGACTGATATTGAAACCGGCGAAGTGCTGGGCGATTTGACCCGGCATGGGCAAAGGCTGAAGGTTGCTCAAGGCGGCTTTCATGGCTTGGGTAATGCGCGTTTTAAAAGCAGTACCAATCGGGCGCCGCGGCAAAAAACCAATGGCACACCTGGTGAAATTCGTAACCTGCGCCTGGAGTTGATGCTGCTGGCCGATGTGGGCATGCTGGGCATGCCAAATGCGGGCAAGTCGACCTTTATTCGCTCTGTCTCTGCAGCCAAACCCAAGGTAGCGGATTATCCGTTTACAACGTTGGTGCCCAATTTAGGGGTGGTACGCCAGGATGCTCAGCGTAGCTTTGTGATTGCGGATATTCCCGGACTCATCGAAGGGGCGGCGGAAGGCGCCGGCTTAGGCATTCGCTTTTTGAAGCATCTGGAACGCTGTCGGATCCTGTTGCATATGGTTGATCTGCTGCCAGCGGATCTGAGCGATCCGGCCGAAAATGCGAAAATCATTGTTGAGGAATTGGAAAAATACAGTCCAAAACTGGCGGATAAACCCCGTTGGTTAATTTTCAACAAAGCAGATTTACTGCTTGAAGATGAAGTCGACGAGGTCGTGGAGAAAGTCACCCAGGCCCTTAATTGGGAAGGACCGGTGTATAAAATATCGGCTTTCCAAAAAATGCATACCGACGCCTTGTGTCGTGATGTTATGGACTTTATCGAAACCCTACCGGCCCCGGAAGAGCAGGAAATTGATGAGGAAGAGGTCACCTTTAAATGGGACAGCTATCATCAGAATGCTTTACAGGAAGCCGATGACGATCTTGATGACGATGATTGGGATGATGATGACTACGATGTTGAAGTTGAGTATCGTAAGTAA
- the rpmA gene encoding 50S ribosomal protein L27 — protein MAHKKAGGSTKNGRDSISKRLGVKRFGGESVLAGNIIVRQRGTRFHAGDNMGIGKDHTLFALKDGKVQFDVKGPNNRKFVSIVAE, from the coding sequence ATGGCACATAAAAAAGCTGGTGGTAGTACCAAAAACGGTCGTGATTCAATAAGCAAACGCTTAGGTGTTAAGCGTTTTGGCGGTGAATCAGTTCTTGCGGGTAACATCATTGTTCGTCAACGTGGAACTCGTTTTCACGCTGGTGACAACATGGGTATCGGCAAAGACCACACTTTGTTTGCACTAAAAGACGGTAAAGTTCAGTTTGACGTAAAAGGTCCGAACAACCGTAAATTTGTAAGCATCGTAGCTGAATAA
- the rplU gene encoding 50S ribosomal protein L21 — MYAVFQSGGKQHRVAEGQTVRLEKIEVAPGETVEFDNVLMVSNGDDVKIGTPLVAGGKITAEVVTHGRGEKIKIVKFRRRKHSRTQAGHRQWFTEVKITGINA, encoded by the coding sequence ATGTACGCGGTTTTCCAAAGTGGCGGTAAACAGCACCGTGTGGCTGAAGGCCAGACCGTTCGTCTAGAGAAGATCGAAGTCGCGCCAGGCGAGACTGTTGAATTCGATAACGTATTAATGGTTAGCAATGGTGACGATGTTAAGATTGGCACCCCTTTAGTTGCCGGTGGTAAGATCACTGCTGAAGTTGTAACGCACGGTCGTGGCGAAAAGATTAAAATCGTCAAGTTCCGTCGTCGTAAGCATTCTCGCACACAAGCGGGTCACCGTCAGTGGTTCACAGAAGTGAAAATCACTGGTATCAACGCATAA
- the ispB gene encoding octaprenyl diphosphate synthase, which produces MDLEQIRELTANDMKAVNQLIQQQVDSEVSLINQLGFYIVNSGGKRLRPLLTVLASRAMNIDNNDHHTLAAIIEFIHTATLLHDDVVDESTLRRGRETANAIFGNQASVLVGDFLYTRSFQMMVSLQRMQVMSILSEATNQIAEGEVLQLMNCNDPQTSEQRYFDVIYGKTARLFEAATQLAAVLTEQPEPVERAMQNYGKHLGTAFQLADDILDYAAEAGEMGKNVGDDLAEGKPTLPLLYAMWNATDPKQSALIKAAIEEANGMEHLAEIQAIMHQTGALDYTRACADKEVELAIESLSIVPDSPYKEALISLAHMSVERTK; this is translated from the coding sequence ATGGACTTAGAGCAAATTCGGGAGCTTACCGCCAACGATATGAAGGCGGTGAACCAACTGATACAACAACAAGTCGATTCTGAAGTTTCGCTTATAAATCAGCTCGGATTTTATATTGTAAATAGCGGCGGTAAGCGGTTACGGCCATTGCTGACTGTATTAGCTTCCCGGGCGATGAATATCGACAATAACGATCATCACACCCTGGCCGCCATTATCGAATTTATTCATACCGCCACATTGCTGCATGATGACGTGGTCGATGAGTCAACGCTGCGCCGGGGCCGGGAAACCGCCAATGCCATCTTTGGCAACCAGGCCAGTGTACTGGTGGGCGATTTCCTCTATACCCGCTCCTTCCAGATGATGGTCAGTTTGCAGCGTATGCAGGTCATGTCTATTTTATCTGAAGCGACCAATCAAATAGCCGAAGGTGAGGTTCTGCAGCTAATGAACTGCAATGACCCGCAAACCAGTGAACAACGTTATTTTGATGTTATTTACGGCAAAACGGCCCGCTTGTTCGAAGCCGCCACACAACTGGCGGCGGTGTTGACCGAACAACCTGAGCCGGTAGAACGGGCGATGCAAAATTATGGCAAGCATCTGGGCACCGCCTTTCAGCTGGCCGACGATATCTTAGATTATGCGGCTGAAGCCGGTGAAATGGGTAAGAATGTAGGTGATGATCTGGCCGAGGGGAAGCCTACCTTACCGTTATTGTATGCCATGTGGAATGCCACCGATCCTAAACAAAGCGCTCTCATAAAGGCGGCGATTGAAGAAGCCAACGGCATGGAGCATCTGGCTGAAATTCAGGCTATTATGCATCAGACCGGCGCGCTGGACTACACCCGCGCATGTGCAGACAAAGAAGTTGAACTGGCGATAGAAAGCCTGTCTATCGTGCCTGACTCGCCTTATAAAGAAGCATTGATTTCCCTGGCGCACATGTCGGTGGAACGCACCAAATAA
- a CDS encoding ZIP family metal transporter → MTESSILYVLAIALLAGMAMPAGALLAKVDKLQPQWLEQEVRHGVLALGAGALISAVALVLVPDGVAHHGPLSAAACLLGGALSFMALDRYLAAHDSPASQLAAMLADFIPESIALGTAAAMGGSTLLIGVLIGVQNLPEGFNSYREMQSAAGEHRPAKLVLKFAGMALLGPVMAVIGFYVLSAYPMVVGGIMLFAAGGVLYSVFQDIAPQIQMDNSWLPPIGAVLGFMVGMVGYMLEHS, encoded by the coding sequence ATGACCGAATCCAGTATCCTGTATGTACTGGCAATTGCCCTGTTAGCCGGAATGGCAATGCCCGCCGGCGCTTTGTTAGCTAAAGTTGACAAATTACAGCCGCAATGGCTTGAACAGGAAGTCAGACATGGGGTACTGGCATTGGGGGCGGGGGCGCTGATTTCGGCAGTGGCTTTGGTACTGGTCCCCGACGGCGTCGCCCATCACGGACCCTTAAGCGCCGCAGCCTGCCTGCTGGGCGGAGCATTAAGCTTTATGGCACTGGACCGGTATCTGGCTGCGCATGACAGTCCGGCCAGCCAACTGGCGGCAATGCTGGCAGACTTCATTCCAGAGTCTATTGCCCTTGGTACTGCAGCCGCTATGGGCGGCAGCACCCTGCTTATCGGGGTTCTGATTGGTGTACAAAACCTGCCGGAAGGCTTCAATTCTTACCGTGAGATGCAATCGGCTGCCGGCGAGCACCGACCTGCAAAACTGGTTCTGAAATTTGCAGGCATGGCATTACTGGGCCCGGTGATGGCAGTAATTGGCTTTTATGTTTTGTCGGCTTATCCGATGGTGGTCGGAGGCATTATGCTATTTGCCGCCGGTGGCGTTCTATACTCGGTATTTCAGGATATTGCACCGCAGATCCAGATGGATAACAGCTGGTTGCCGCCAATAGGCGCGGTGCTGGGCTTTATGGTCGGAATGGTGGGCTATATGCTGGAACACAGCTAA
- the pepQ gene encoding Xaa-Pro dipeptidase, with amino-acid sequence MTTHHDAYKEHIATLQDRTKEALLREGLDGLVIHSGQGKRLFLDDNHYPFKVNPQFKAWLPVIDNPNCWLVVNGVDKPKLIFYRPVDFWHKVPPEPNDFWTEHFDIVMLKQADAVEKHLPYDKPRFAYIGEYIEVAKALGFENVNPDRVLHYLHYQRAYKTDYELQCLREANKLAVAGHRAAADAFQAGMSEFDINLAYATASRQGDNDVPYNSIVALNEHAAILHYMQCDTTAPSYNRSFLIDAGANYHGYAADITRTYSRENDRFAELIQRVDKVTRTLVDTLKPNVAYTDIHVLAHDGIAQILHDVGLVNLPAQDIVEQGITRTFFPHGIGHHLGLQVHDVGGMVNDDRGTPKPAPEEHPFLRCTRIVEPRQVFTIEPGLYFIDSLLADLKATEASKYINWDTVDLYRPYGGIRIEDNIIVHRDRNENMTRDLGLN; translated from the coding sequence ATGACGACGCATCACGACGCCTATAAAGAGCATATTGCCACGTTGCAGGACCGCACCAAAGAAGCGCTTCTGCGTGAAGGTCTGGATGGGTTGGTGATTCATTCAGGTCAGGGTAAGCGCCTGTTTTTAGATGACAACCATTATCCGTTTAAGGTCAATCCACAATTTAAAGCCTGGCTCCCGGTCATCGACAACCCAAATTGCTGGCTGGTGGTGAACGGAGTTGATAAGCCAAAGCTCATTTTTTATCGCCCGGTAGATTTTTGGCATAAAGTGCCGCCTGAGCCCAATGATTTCTGGACCGAACACTTTGATATTGTCATGCTCAAGCAGGCTGATGCGGTGGAAAAACATCTGCCTTATGATAAGCCTCGCTTTGCATATATCGGCGAATACATTGAAGTGGCGAAAGCGTTAGGGTTTGAAAATGTGAATCCGGATCGGGTGCTGCATTACCTGCATTATCAGCGTGCGTATAAGACCGATTACGAACTGCAATGTCTGCGCGAAGCCAACAAACTGGCGGTCGCCGGTCATCGCGCTGCCGCCGATGCGTTTCAGGCAGGCATGAGCGAATTTGACATCAATCTGGCTTACGCCACGGCCAGCCGCCAGGGCGACAATGATGTTCCGTATAACAGCATTGTGGCGCTGAATGAGCATGCTGCCATTTTGCATTATATGCAGTGTGATACCACCGCACCGTCCTACAACCGGTCTTTTCTGATTGATGCCGGCGCCAACTATCACGGTTATGCGGCCGACATTACCCGTACTTACAGTCGTGAAAATGACCGTTTTGCAGAGCTGATTCAGCGCGTGGATAAAGTCACCCGCACGCTGGTGGACACCTTGAAACCCAATGTGGCCTACACCGATATTCATGTGCTGGCCCACGATGGCATTGCCCAGATTCTGCACGATGTCGGGCTGGTGAATCTGCCGGCGCAGGATATTGTCGAGCAAGGTATCACCCGCACCTTCTTCCCTCATGGTATTGGCCATCATTTAGGCCTGCAGGTGCATGATGTGGGCGGCATGGTCAATGATGATCGCGGCACTCCTAAGCCAGCGCCAGAGGAGCATCCGTTCTTGCGTTGTACCCGTATTGTGGAGCCGCGGCAGGTGTTTACCATTGAACCAGGCTTGTATTTTATCGACTCATTACTGGCTGATTTGAAAGCCACGGAGGCCTCGAAGTACATCAACTGGGATACGGTGGATCTTTATCGTCCTTATGGTGGTATTCGAATTGAAGACAATATTATTGTGCACCGGGATCGCAATGAAAACATGACCCGGGATCTTGGCCTGAATTAA
- a CDS encoding transglycosylase SLT domain-containing protein yields the protein MQFGKYIFRANPVFANLLLLCSFFTLSAQAQVLPDSGQAQLRAQFEQVETALRATARTQLSRLDDDIASLKDYPLYPYLVRQRLYRELNISQRPQIETFLATYAGQPASYGLRASWLRYLAETDHKSAFLANYREGMGATITCQYLQYKLEAASNPKYWLNKVKPIWLSGQSQPNECDPIFRQWEAAGMLSDNLIIGRIRKAAISGNPRLVPYLQKKLPKSSRYLADLWLAVRNAPDYVLKYRRFPLDHKNEEARMLVYGIKKLAWQAPDKAIRAYHYWKRKQLFNQEDLHGMHRAIALSKAIDNHPDALAWLEKADVKGARQDVKRWHMAYLLRHQRWDRVLALIEQAPAQVQQSDNFVYWRARSLAALGKTQQAETLFTQLAGERHFYGFMASARAGVTPELLHQPVTRTSAQKNKVADHPAAQRAYEFLQLGRQFEARREWHYLLTHVDTAQLKDAALIASEWGWYDQSIISFTRSGYLNDVEKRFPLAYASQFSAVGKTYDIQPAFAMAIARRESSFMADAVSPAGATGLMQLMPGTAQYLAKKNLKRSVLFEPEQNLQFGVQYLRYLGDKLADNPVLISASYNAGWRKVLDWLPANAEIATDIWIENIPYKETRHYVKAVMAYRYIYEHQLGTPSRLFEQLAAGDIPAATQIERSGNQLQLAPR from the coding sequence ATGCAGTTTGGCAAATACATCTTCAGGGCAAACCCGGTTTTCGCAAATCTGCTTTTGCTGTGTTCCTTCTTCACCCTGTCTGCCCAGGCTCAGGTATTACCTGATAGCGGCCAGGCACAGTTGCGCGCTCAGTTTGAACAGGTAGAAACAGCCTTGCGTGCTACCGCGCGCACCCAGCTTAGTCGTCTTGACGATGACATTGCCAGCTTAAAGGACTACCCACTGTATCCTTATCTGGTGCGTCAGCGGTTATATCGCGAGCTGAATATTAGCCAGCGCCCCCAAATCGAAACATTTCTTGCCACCTATGCGGGGCAGCCTGCCAGTTACGGACTTCGTGCTTCATGGTTGCGTTATCTGGCCGAAACCGATCATAAGTCAGCATTTTTAGCCAACTATCGTGAGGGCATGGGCGCGACCATTACCTGTCAGTATTTGCAGTATAAGCTGGAGGCGGCGAGTAACCCCAAATACTGGCTGAATAAAGTAAAACCTATCTGGCTTAGCGGTCAATCTCAGCCCAATGAATGCGATCCTATTTTTCGACAATGGGAAGCGGCAGGGATGCTCAGTGATAACCTGATTATTGGCCGGATTCGTAAGGCGGCGATCTCGGGTAATCCCCGGCTGGTGCCTTATTTACAGAAAAAACTCCCGAAATCCAGTCGTTACCTGGCCGACCTGTGGCTGGCGGTACGTAATGCGCCTGATTATGTCCTGAAATATCGCAGGTTTCCGTTGGACCACAAAAATGAAGAAGCCCGCATGCTGGTGTATGGCATCAAAAAGCTGGCCTGGCAGGCGCCAGACAAAGCCATTCGCGCTTATCATTATTGGAAACGTAAACAGCTGTTTAATCAGGAAGATTTACACGGTATGCATCGGGCTATTGCGCTGAGTAAGGCCATCGATAACCATCCCGATGCGTTGGCATGGTTGGAAAAAGCCGATGTAAAAGGTGCCCGGCAGGATGTGAAGCGCTGGCACATGGCCTATTTGCTACGCCACCAGCGTTGGGATCGGGTTTTAGCGCTGATTGAGCAGGCGCCGGCGCAAGTTCAGCAGTCGGATAATTTTGTCTACTGGCGCGCCCGCAGTCTGGCAGCCCTGGGCAAAACCCAGCAAGCTGAAACCTTATTTACCCAGCTGGCCGGCGAACGGCATTTTTACGGCTTCATGGCCAGTGCCCGGGCGGGGGTTACCCCCGAATTATTGCATCAGCCGGTGACCCGGACTTCGGCACAAAAAAATAAGGTGGCCGACCATCCGGCAGCGCAACGTGCTTATGAGTTTTTACAGCTGGGGCGCCAGTTTGAAGCACGACGAGAGTGGCATTATCTGTTAACTCATGTGGATACTGCGCAGCTTAAAGATGCGGCCCTCATTGCCAGTGAATGGGGCTGGTATGATCAATCCATAATCAGCTTCACCCGCAGTGGCTATCTTAATGATGTGGAGAAGCGGTTTCCGTTGGCATATGCCTCACAATTTTCGGCGGTAGGCAAAACCTACGATATACAGCCTGCCTTTGCCATGGCGATAGCTCGCCGTGAAAGCTCGTTTATGGCAGATGCGGTCTCGCCGGCCGGTGCCACCGGTCTGATGCAGCTGATGCCCGGCACCGCCCAGTATCTGGCCAAGAAAAATCTGAAACGTTCAGTGCTGTTCGAACCAGAACAAAATCTGCAGTTCGGGGTACAGTATTTACGTTATCTGGGAGACAAGTTAGCGGATAACCCGGTACTGATATCAGCGTCATACAATGCCGGATGGCGTAAAGTGCTGGACTGGTTGCCGGCGAATGCGGAGATTGCCACGGATATCTGGATTGAAAACATTCCCTATAAAGAAACCCGGCATTATGTGAAGGCGGTGATGGCGTACCGTTATATTTATGAGCATCAGCTGGGCACGCCGTCGCGGTTATTTGAGCAACTGGCGGCGGGGGATATTCCGGCTGCTACGCAAATTGAACGTAGCGGCAACCAGCTGCAGCTGGCGCCTCGTTAA
- the fadB gene encoding fatty acid oxidation complex subunit alpha FadB, with translation MIYEGKSLAVSLLDDGFAELVFDAKGSVNKFDQSTVTELDEATVALAKRDDVKGLMVRSAKSAFIVGADITEFTSMFSLSKEEINDWVAKTSQVFDRFEDLPFPTIAAVNGFALGGGCEMALACDLRIADTTAAIGLPEVKLGLMPGFGGTVRLPRIIGADNALEWMTTGKDRKADKALAEGAVDAVVAPEKLQSAALSMLKDAASETLKWQPRRAQKKAPLTLNKNEAMMGFSTAAAMVASMAGKHYPAPHLMVETVKNAASKDREGALKLENEGFVTLAKTDAAQAQIGIFLADQLVKSKGKKMAKAATKEQKLSAVLGAGIMGGGIAYQSAVKGTPVIMKDINREALDLGLKEAAKILGKGMQKGKVDATKMATTLNAITPTLDYNTLKDADLVIEAVVENPKVKASVLKETEQTVADDAIICSNTSTISIDTLAQSLDKPERFCGMHFFNPVHRMPLVEIIRGEKTSDDTINAVVAATLKMGKTPIVVNDCPGFLVNRVLFPYFAGFSKLVLDGADFAQVDKVMEKIFGWPMGPAYLLDVVGMDTANHASDVMAEGFPERMSKLTNDPVTLMYNDERYGQKNGKGFYEYGTDKRGRPTKNAAERAYQLIHSEAAQTQEFDKDEIIARLMIPMANETIRCLEEGIVGSAAEADMALLYGIGFPPFRGGVFRWIETMGVDKFVELADKYAHLGPLYEVTDGTRDMAAQGKSYFA, from the coding sequence ATGATATACGAAGGCAAAAGTCTGGCAGTCAGCCTGCTGGACGATGGTTTTGCTGAACTGGTATTTGATGCCAAAGGTTCAGTTAACAAATTTGACCAGAGCACGGTAACAGAGCTGGATGAAGCCACGGTAGCCCTGGCTAAACGCGATGACGTAAAAGGCTTGATGGTACGCAGCGCAAAATCTGCCTTTATCGTAGGTGCCGATATTACTGAATTTACCTCCATGTTCAGTCTGTCAAAAGAAGAAATTAATGATTGGGTGGCGAAAACTTCACAAGTATTCGATCGATTTGAAGATCTTCCCTTCCCTACCATCGCCGCCGTGAACGGCTTTGCGCTGGGGGGAGGCTGTGAAATGGCGCTGGCCTGTGATTTGCGTATTGCGGATACCACCGCTGCCATTGGCTTACCTGAAGTCAAGCTGGGCCTGATGCCGGGCTTCGGTGGCACAGTACGTCTGCCACGTATCATCGGCGCTGACAATGCGCTGGAATGGATGACCACAGGTAAAGATCGTAAAGCGGATAAGGCCCTGGCAGAAGGTGCTGTAGATGCCGTGGTCGCCCCGGAAAAACTACAAAGCGCTGCCCTTAGCATGCTAAAAGATGCGGCCAGCGAAACCCTGAAGTGGCAACCACGCCGTGCTCAGAAAAAAGCACCACTGACATTGAATAAAAATGAAGCCATGATGGGCTTCTCCACCGCCGCGGCGATGGTGGCATCGATGGCTGGTAAACACTATCCTGCTCCGCACCTGATGGTGGAAACGGTTAAAAATGCGGCGTCTAAAGATCGCGAGGGTGCATTGAAGCTGGAAAATGAAGGCTTTGTTACCCTGGCCAAGACCGATGCAGCACAGGCACAAATTGGCATTTTCCTGGCCGATCAGCTGGTCAAAAGCAAAGGCAAAAAGATGGCCAAAGCTGCCACCAAAGAGCAAAAGCTCAGTGCGGTGCTGGGGGCTGGCATCATGGGCGGCGGTATTGCTTATCAAAGTGCGGTTAAAGGCACCCCGGTTATCATGAAAGACATCAACCGTGAGGCGCTGGATTTGGGCTTGAAAGAAGCCGCAAAAATCCTCGGTAAAGGCATGCAAAAAGGCAAAGTGGACGCGACCAAAATGGCCACCACCTTAAATGCTATTACCCCCACCCTGGATTACAATACCCTCAAAGATGCTGACCTGGTTATTGAAGCCGTGGTGGAAAATCCGAAGGTTAAAGCATCGGTCCTTAAAGAAACCGAGCAAACCGTGGCTGACGACGCCATTATTTGTTCTAACACCTCGACTATTTCCATCGATACGCTAGCCCAGAGTCTGGATAAGCCTGAGCGTTTCTGTGGTATGCACTTTTTCAATCCGGTACACCGCATGCCGTTGGTGGAAATTATCCGTGGTGAAAAAACCTCAGACGACACCATTAATGCCGTGGTAGCCGCTACGTTGAAAATGGGCAAAACCCCGATTGTGGTAAATGACTGCCCGGGCTTTTTGGTTAACCGGGTCCTGTTCCCTTATTTTGCCGGCTTTAGCAAGCTGGTGCTAGATGGTGCCGACTTTGCCCAGGTCGATAAAGTCATGGAAAAAATCTTTGGCTGGCCGATGGGCCCGGCGTACCTGCTGGATGTGGTAGGCATGGATACCGCTAATCATGCTTCGGACGTGATGGCCGAGGGCTTTCCCGAGCGTATGAGCAAGCTCACTAATGATCCGGTGACGCTGATGTACAATGACGAGCGTTATGGTCAGAAAAATGGCAAAGGGTTCTATGAGTATGGTACCGATAAACGCGGTCGTCCGACTAAGAATGCGGCTGAACGCGCCTATCAACTGATTCACTCAGAAGCCGCTCAGACCCAGGAATTCGACAAAGACGAGATTATTGCGCGTCTGATGATTCCGATGGCCAACGAAACCATTCGATGTCTGGAAGAAGGCATTGTGGGCAGCGCTGCTGAAGCAGATATGGCGCTGCTGTACGGCATCGGCTTCCCTCCCTTCAGAGGAGGTGTATTCCGCTGGATTGAAACTATGGGGGTCGACAAATTTGTCGAACTGGCCGATAAGTACGCGCATTTGGGACCGCTGTATGAAGTCACCGATGGCACCCGCGACATGGCTGCCCAAGGCAAATCGTACTTCGCTTAA